In the genome of Desulfovibrio desulfuricans, one region contains:
- a CDS encoding SMR family transporter codes for MDVTNLVDSAALPLVMLAAALDVTANMLLVRSDSFRRRGMGALALVLVGLAFYCLSLAVRHMDLAVAYAMWGGFGILGTSLCGWLLLRQKLKASAFAGIALLVCGMVLLHSS; via the coding sequence ATGGACGTGACCAATCTGGTAGACAGCGCGGCGTTGCCGCTGGTTATGCTGGCTGCGGCGCTGGATGTTACCGCCAACATGCTGCTTGTGCGGTCCGACAGCTTTCGCCGACGCGGCATGGGCGCTCTGGCCCTGGTGCTGGTGGGGCTGGCTTTCTATTGCCTTTCACTGGCAGTTCGGCATATGGATTTAGCCGTGGCCTACGCCATGTGGGGCGGTTTTGGCATACTGGGCACATCGCTGTGCGGATGGCTGCTGCTGCGCCAAAAACTCAAGGCCAGCGCATTTGCGGGCATAGCCCTGCTTGTGTGCGGCATGGTTCTGCTGCATTCGAGCTGA
- a CDS encoding DMT family transporter, which yields MFATKPHHWYCLLAAIALETGGTLTMKLAQGWSFAHAPALGLTVMWLAIGLSYIFLSHAITGIPVGVTFAFWEGLGLTCITLGSVFFLDESLTPRRMLGLACVLAGALLVNAGTGHGPQTGPAAPPKANRRDAALPANTDAAAAHWPAAPERSNATLRGGR from the coding sequence ATGTTTGCAACAAAACCACACCACTGGTACTGCCTGCTCGCCGCCATAGCTCTGGAAACAGGCGGCACGCTCACCATGAAGCTGGCTCAGGGCTGGAGCTTTGCACATGCGCCAGCCCTGGGGCTGACCGTCATGTGGCTGGCCATCGGCCTGTCGTATATTTTTTTGTCTCACGCGATTACGGGCATCCCTGTAGGGGTGACCTTTGCCTTTTGGGAAGGCCTTGGCCTCACCTGCATTACCCTTGGCAGCGTGTTTTTTCTGGATGAATCCCTGACCCCGCGCCGGATGCTGGGGCTTGCCTGCGTGCTGGCCGGCGCCCTGCTCGTCAATGCAGGCACAGGGCACGGGCCGCAAACCGGGCCTGCTGCCCCACCGAAGGCAAATCGGCGGGATGCGGCGCTGCCCGCAAACACCGATGCCGCTGCCGCCCATTGGCCCGCAGCCCCTGAACGCAGCAATGCGACGCTGAGAGGGGGCCGGTAA
- the hisA gene encoding 1-(5-phosphoribosyl)-5-[(5-phosphoribosylamino)methylideneamino]imidazole-4-carboxamide isomerase gives MILFPAVDIQDGKAVRLKQGRAHESTVFAEDPTDAAKAWEARGARWLHVVDLDGAFDGAAKSRKIVRRICTELSIPVQLGGGIRDMDTARAYLDAGVSRLIIGTLALEQPDLFAEMCRAFPGRIGVSLDADGGKLKTRGWVADTGLTVDGALPRLLADGAAFIIYTDIERDGMQCGVNVAALEHLSRLSTVPVIAAGGVATLADVQKLYPLTLSTSLVGAVSGRALYEGTLNLEEANAWIAAQ, from the coding sequence ATGATTCTGTTTCCCGCCGTGGACATTCAGGACGGCAAGGCCGTACGTCTCAAGCAGGGGCGCGCTCACGAAAGCACCGTCTTTGCCGAAGACCCAACCGACGCCGCCAAAGCCTGGGAGGCACGCGGCGCGCGCTGGCTGCATGTGGTTGACCTTGACGGGGCCTTTGACGGGGCGGCCAAAAGCCGCAAAATCGTACGCCGTATCTGCACCGAGCTTTCCATCCCCGTGCAGCTTGGCGGCGGTATCCGCGATATGGATACGGCCCGCGCCTACCTTGATGCGGGCGTTTCTCGCCTGATCATAGGCACGCTGGCGCTGGAACAGCCCGACCTGTTTGCCGAGATGTGCCGGGCCTTTCCCGGACGCATCGGCGTCTCGCTGGATGCGGACGGCGGCAAGCTTAAAACGCGCGGCTGGGTGGCCGATACGGGTTTGACCGTAGACGGGGCGCTACCCCGTCTGCTGGCGGACGGCGCGGCCTTTATCATCTATACCGATATTGAACGCGACGGCATGCAGTGCGGCGTAAACGTGGCCGCGCTTGAGCATCTGTCGCGCCTTTCCACCGTGCCGGTCATTGCGGCGGGCGGGGTGGCGACGCTAGCCGACGTGCAGAAACTCTACCCCCTCACCCTCAGCACCAGCCTGGTGGGCGCTGTAAGCGGCAGGGCCCTGTACGAGGGCACCCTCAACCTTGAGGAAGCCAACGCCTGGATTGCCGCCCAGTAG
- a CDS encoding imidazoleglycerol-phosphate dehydratase, whose translation MSNTAIRTSTQARKSAETDIRLELNLDGQGITDVKTGFGLLDHMLTLTAFWAGMDLRLVCEGDMEVDAHHTTEDVGLLLGKALLEALGDKAGIARVGYGRVPMDEALAETTVDLSGRPWLEWRGGELLPPVLAGEEKDLWREFYKAFASSARCNLHVEFRYGQNGHHLLESAAKGLGLALAQAVRRNGTTIRSTKGGLD comes from the coding sequence ATGAGCAACACGGCAATAAGAACTTCCACCCAGGCACGCAAAAGCGCCGAAACTGACATCCGGCTTGAACTGAACCTCGACGGTCAGGGCATCACAGACGTGAAAACCGGTTTTGGCCTGCTTGACCACATGCTGACCCTCACCGCCTTTTGGGCCGGTATGGATCTGCGGCTGGTCTGCGAAGGCGATATGGAAGTGGACGCCCACCACACCACCGAAGATGTAGGTCTGCTGCTTGGCAAGGCGCTGCTTGAGGCCCTTGGCGACAAAGCAGGCATTGCCAGGGTGGGGTATGGCCGTGTACCTATGGATGAAGCCCTTGCAGAAACAACCGTCGATCTTTCGGGCCGCCCCTGGCTTGAATGGCGCGGCGGCGAGCTGTTGCCCCCGGTTCTGGCCGGGGAGGAAAAAGACCTCTGGCGCGAGTTTTACAAGGCCTTTGCCAGCAGCGCCCGCTGCAACCTGCATGTAGAATTCCGCTATGGCCAGAATGGCCATCACTTGCTGGAATCGGCCGCCAAAGGGCTGGGGCTTGCCTTGGCCCAGGCGGTACGCCGAAACGGCACAACTATCAGAAGCACCAAGGGAGGTCTTGATTGA
- the tatC gene encoding twin-arginine translocase subunit TatC: MGLMDHLSELRGRLVRCCLAVMVGFMACWAIVDPIFDALVDPLLKVLPEGSHAIYTTLPEGFFTRMHISFVAGVFVSSPVIFYQIWSFIAPGLYEEEKRHILPVAFMSAFFFISGGAFCYFVVFPNAFAFFVSYATDTIVAMPKISDYLSFVLKLILAFGLVFEMPLFAFFLARMGIITAALMRRVRRYAILGIFIVAAILSPPDVVSQLLMAAPMLVLYEISIYVASAFGKKTAKDEESEEKSDAEAGEAATAGADKKPGKGEHSAEDA, encoded by the coding sequence ATGGGCCTTATGGACCACCTTTCGGAACTGCGCGGCCGCCTTGTGCGCTGCTGCCTGGCCGTCATGGTGGGCTTTATGGCCTGCTGGGCCATTGTAGACCCCATTTTTGACGCACTGGTCGACCCGCTGCTCAAGGTGTTGCCCGAAGGCTCGCACGCCATCTACACCACCCTGCCCGAAGGCTTTTTTACACGCATGCACATTTCTTTTGTGGCAGGCGTGTTTGTGAGCAGCCCGGTCATTTTTTACCAGATATGGTCCTTCATAGCCCCCGGCCTGTATGAAGAAGAAAAACGGCACATTCTGCCTGTGGCCTTTATGTCGGCATTTTTCTTCATCAGCGGCGGCGCGTTTTGCTACTTTGTGGTCTTTCCCAATGCCTTTGCCTTTTTTGTGAGTTACGCCACCGACACCATTGTGGCCATGCCCAAGATCAGCGATTATTTGAGCTTTGTGCTCAAGCTCATTCTCGCCTTTGGTCTGGTGTTTGAAATGCCCCTGTTCGCCTTTTTTCTGGCGCGCATGGGCATTATCACAGCCGCGCTTATGCGCCGGGTACGCCGCTACGCCATCCTTGGCATCTTTATTGTTGCGGCCATTCTTTCGCCGCCTGACGTGGTTTCGCAGCTGCTTATGGCCGCGCCCATGCTTGTGCTGTACGAAATAAGCATCTATGTGGCCTCGGCCTTTGGCAAAAAGACCGCCAAGGATGAAGAATCAGAAGAAAAATCCGACGCCGAAGCAGGCGAAGCCGCTACGGCTGGCGCGGACAAAAAACCGGGCAAGGGCGAACACTCTGCGGAGGACGCATGA
- the tatB gene encoding Sec-independent protein translocase protein TatB → MFGIGSSELLVILVVALIVLGPKSLANVSRTLGKAMGEFRRVSTDFQRTLNAEAEEEEQRKRKQEAARAAKEAAAAAKEARAAKEGAEAAGTATATAQGENIPASEAVIDASATSSTAQAGQAAPAAQQEAAQTVQPVAAEAHAAENSQEAAATGAPTAEPVAEAKVVDAQVVESPANAKADAAPATPPAGSPLAEALAKTRAEAEAAEVKQPAASGAAQVAAATDNGGKA, encoded by the coding sequence ATGTTTGGGATAGGAAGCTCTGAACTTCTGGTCATCCTGGTGGTGGCCCTCATTGTTCTTGGCCCCAAAAGCCTCGCCAACGTGTCGCGCACGCTGGGCAAGGCCATGGGTGAATTCCGCCGGGTTTCCACAGATTTTCAGCGCACGCTGAATGCTGAGGCCGAGGAGGAAGAACAACGCAAACGCAAGCAGGAGGCTGCCCGCGCAGCCAAGGAAGCCGCAGCAGCGGCCAAGGAAGCGCGCGCGGCCAAGGAAGGCGCTGAAGCGGCTGGCACGGCGACAGCAACAGCGCAGGGCGAAAACATACCTGCCTCCGAGGCTGTCATTGACGCTTCCGCAACCAGCTCCACGGCGCAGGCCGGGCAGGCCGCGCCAGCAGCCCAGCAGGAGGCGGCCCAGACCGTCCAGCCTGTTGCCGCCGAAGCCCATGCAGCCGAGAACTCGCAGGAGGCCGCCGCAACCGGGGCCCCCACCGCTGAGCCGGTTGCCGAGGCAAAGGTTGTGGACGCTCAGGTTGTGGAAAGCCCCGCAAACGCCAAGGCAGACGCCGCCCCGGCAACGCCCCCCGCGGGCAGCCCGCTGGCCGAGGCCCTTGCCAAAACCAGGGCCGAGGCTGAGGCAGCCGAAGTAAAGCAGCCAGCCGCCTCAGGCGCAGCGCAGGTTGCCGCAGCCACTGACAACGGCGGCAAGGCATGA
- the guaA gene encoding glutamine-hydrolyzing GMP synthase, whose amino-acid sequence MPSKVIIIDYGSQVTQLIARRVREAGVYSEIHSCITTAAQVAAMKPSAIILSGGPASVGEADAPVLDPGFLDLGVPVLGICYGMQLLAQNLGGQLAQSLTREYGPSDLTLTAACPLWDGIASTSRVWMSHGDKVLAPPPGFTITGRTPTLDVAAMADETRKIYAVQFHPEVHHSVDGERMLRNFLFKVAAIKPDWTMSSFVERVVAEMAEQVGDRHVVCALSGGIDSTVVAVLLNKAIGKRLHCIFVDNGLLRLGEGDEVVSYLREHFDLNLNFVQAQERFLSKLAGVDDPEKKRKIIGHTFIEIFDEEAKKLPEVEFLAQGTLYPDVIESVSHKGPSAVIKSHHNVGGLPDSMKLKLIEPLRELFKDEVRKVAAELGMPDSIVWRHPFPGPGLAIRVLGEITEERLQILRLADKIVQQELRESGWYRKVWQGFAVLLPLKTVGVMGDGRTYEHVIALRVVDSVDAMTADWARLPAELIERMSSRIINEVKGVNRVVYDVSSKPPSTIEWE is encoded by the coding sequence ATGCCCAGCAAAGTCATCATTATTGACTACGGCTCACAGGTTACCCAGCTCATCGCGCGCCGCGTGCGCGAAGCCGGGGTTTACTCCGAAATACATTCCTGCATTACCACAGCCGCCCAGGTGGCGGCCATGAAGCCCTCCGCCATCATTCTCTCAGGCGGGCCCGCCAGCGTGGGCGAAGCCGACGCCCCGGTGCTTGACCCCGGTTTTCTTGATCTCGGCGTGCCGGTGCTTGGCATCTGCTACGGCATGCAGCTGCTGGCCCAGAATCTCGGTGGCCAGCTTGCCCAGTCGCTCACGCGCGAGTACGGCCCTTCCGACCTCACCCTCACCGCGGCCTGCCCCTTGTGGGATGGCATCGCGTCGACCAGCCGCGTGTGGATGAGCCACGGCGACAAGGTGCTTGCGCCTCCGCCAGGCTTTACCATCACGGGCCGCACCCCCACCCTTGACGTGGCTGCCATGGCCGACGAAACCCGCAAGATATACGCCGTGCAGTTCCATCCCGAGGTGCACCACAGCGTAGACGGCGAGCGCATGCTGCGCAACTTCCTGTTCAAGGTTGCCGCCATCAAGCCTGACTGGACCATGTCTTCATTTGTGGAGCGCGTGGTTGCCGAAATGGCCGAGCAGGTGGGCGACCGCCATGTGGTCTGCGCGCTTTCGGGCGGCATTGATTCCACCGTGGTGGCCGTGCTGCTCAACAAGGCCATCGGCAAGCGCCTGCACTGCATCTTTGTGGATAACGGACTGCTGCGCCTTGGCGAAGGCGACGAGGTTGTCAGCTACCTGCGCGAGCACTTTGACCTCAACCTCAATTTTGTGCAGGCGCAGGAGCGTTTTCTCTCCAAGCTTGCTGGCGTGGACGATCCGGAAAAAAAGCGCAAGATCATCGGCCACACCTTTATTGAAATTTTTGACGAAGAAGCCAAAAAGCTGCCCGAGGTGGAGTTTCTGGCGCAGGGCACGCTGTACCCCGACGTTATCGAATCGGTGTCGCACAAGGGCCCCAGCGCCGTCATCAAGAGCCACCACAACGTAGGCGGTCTGCCCGACTCCATGAAACTCAAGCTCATTGAGCCCCTGCGCGAACTGTTCAAGGACGAAGTGCGCAAGGTTGCCGCAGAGCTTGGCATGCCCGACTCCATCGTGTGGCGGCATCCCTTCCCCGGTCCCGGTCTGGCCATCCGCGTGCTTGGTGAAATTACCGAAGAACGCCTGCAGATACTGCGTCTGGCCGACAAGATCGTGCAGCAGGAGCTGCGCGAATCCGGCTGGTACCGCAAGGTGTGGCAGGGCTTTGCCGTGCTGCTGCCGCTCAAGACCGTGGGCGTCATGGGCGATGGCCGCACTTACGAGCATGTGATCGCCCTGCGCGTGGTAGACAGCGTGGACGCCATGACCGCCGACTGGGCGCGGCTGCCCGCAGAGCTCATCGAGCGCATGTCGAGCCGCATCATCAACGAGGTCAAGGGCGTCAACCGCGTGGTGTACGACGTTTCGTCCAAACCGCCGAGCACCATTGAGTGGGAATAG
- the guaB gene encoding IMP dehydrogenase encodes MFTNRGKALTFDDILLVPGFSDITPDAVDISTWLTPEIPLRIPLLSAAMDTVTESAMAISMARMGGIGIIHKNMPVARQRLEVEKVKKSESGMILDPVTISPNNTVQEAMDLMSDFRVSGLPVVEDGRLVGILTNRDVRFVQDGAAVRVSEVMTSTNLVTVPMGTSLEESKRHLHEHRIEKLLVVDDQGLLRGLITMKDIDKVQKYPNACKDSNGRLRVGAAIGIGRDCESRSEQLLEAGVDVLVLDSAHGHSLNVLKAIRMVKTAFPNCQLVAGNVATYEGAKAILEAGADAVKVGIGPGSICTTRIVAGVGVPQVTAVMEGSRAAREMDRCCVADGGIKFSGDIVKALVVGAHSVMIGSLFAGTEESPGETILYQGRTYKIYRGMGSIDAMKEGSSDRYFQEKSKKLVPEGIVGRVPYRGPVMEAVYQLMGGLRSGMGYVGAHNLNDLFENTTFCEISPAGLRESHVHDVVITKEAPNYRIEN; translated from the coding sequence ATGTTCACCAATCGCGGTAAGGCGCTGACCTTTGACGACATTTTGCTAGTCCCCGGCTTTTCGGACATCACTCCTGACGCCGTAGACATCTCCACCTGGCTCACCCCCGAAATTCCCCTGCGCATCCCCCTGCTTTCTGCCGCCATGGACACCGTGACGGAATCGGCCATGGCCATCTCCATGGCCCGCATGGGCGGTATTGGCATTATCCACAAAAACATGCCCGTTGCCCGCCAACGTCTTGAAGTGGAAAAAGTCAAGAAGAGCGAAAGCGGCATGATTCTTGACCCCGTGACCATCTCGCCCAACAACACCGTGCAGGAAGCCATGGACCTCATGTCCGACTTTCGCGTTTCGGGTTTGCCGGTGGTGGAAGATGGCCGTCTGGTGGGCATTCTGACAAACCGCGACGTGCGGTTTGTGCAGGACGGCGCAGCGGTGCGCGTTTCAGAAGTGATGACCAGCACCAACCTTGTGACCGTGCCCATGGGCACCTCGCTTGAAGAATCCAAGCGTCACCTGCACGAGCACCGCATCGAAAAACTGCTGGTGGTTGACGACCAGGGTCTCCTGCGCGGGCTCATCACCATGAAGGACATCGACAAGGTCCAAAAATACCCCAACGCCTGCAAAGACTCCAACGGCCGCTTGCGCGTGGGCGCTGCCATCGGCATTGGCCGCGACTGCGAATCACGCTCCGAGCAGCTGCTCGAGGCAGGCGTGGACGTGCTGGTGCTCGACTCGGCGCACGGCCACTCGCTCAACGTGCTCAAGGCCATCCGCATGGTCAAGACCGCGTTTCCCAACTGCCAGCTGGTGGCAGGCAACGTGGCGACCTACGAAGGCGCAAAGGCCATCCTTGAAGCAGGTGCCGACGCCGTCAAGGTCGGCATCGGACCCGGCTCCATCTGCACCACCCGTATCGTGGCAGGCGTGGGCGTGCCGCAGGTTACCGCCGTTATGGAAGGCAGCCGCGCCGCGCGCGAAATGGACCGTTGCTGCGTCGCCGACGGCGGCATCAAGTTTTCGGGAGACATCGTCAAGGCCCTCGTGGTAGGTGCGCATTCGGTAATGATCGGCTCCCTCTTTGCCGGTACCGAAGAAAGCCCCGGCGAAACAATTCTGTATCAGGGCCGCACCTACAAGATATATCGCGGCATGGGCTCCATCGACGCCATGAAGGAAGGCAGCTCCGACCGCTACTTCCAGGAAAAGAGCAAAAAGCTCGTGCCCGAAGGCATCGTTGGCCGCGTGCCCTACCGTGGCCCGGTCATGGAAGCCGTGTACCAGCTCATGGGCGGCCTGCGCTCGGGCATGGGGTACGTGGGCGCGCATAACCTGAACGACCTTTTTGAAAACACTACCTTCTGCGAGATTTCACCGGCGGGCCTGCGCGAAAGCCACGTGCACGACGTTGTCATCACCAAGGAAGCTCCCAACTACCGCATCGAGAACTAG
- the ffh gene encoding signal recognition particle protein codes for MFESLSDRLSGVFRSFSGRGQLTEENVQAGLREVRLALLEADVNFKVVKDFVESVREKCLGQEVLKGVSPAQQVVKIVHDELVQLLGGETAGLNLQGREPAVIMLVGLQGSGKTTSAGKIANILRKQKMRPYLVPADVYRPAAIDQLTVLAKQLDIPCYPSTVDMNPVEIAKAALEKAREDQATVLLLDTAGRLHVDELLMQELVAIKQAVQPQEILFVADAMTGQDAVTVAESFNEQLGITGVVLTKMDGDARGGAALSIRSVTGAPVKFVGMGEKLSEMEVFHPDRIAGRILGMGDVLTLVEKAQSTINAEEAEELALKMKKASFDLEDFRTQMRRIKKLGSLDSILKMIPGMGGLREKLAEASGAMPEKEMERTEAIINSMTMAERRNPDILNGSRRARIAKGSGVTVAQVNQLVRQFEQMRQMMKGMMGGKGAKMPSMPRMRGMPPGMNLPKGLGGMGGMPNMGGMGGMPGMPGMGGMPGMEGMTGARAGATKAAPKKRKKKERPKRKKK; via the coding sequence ATGTTCGAGAGCCTTTCCGACAGACTTTCAGGCGTATTCCGCTCATTCAGCGGGCGCGGCCAGCTTACCGAAGAAAACGTGCAGGCAGGCCTGCGCGAGGTGCGCCTTGCCCTGCTTGAAGCGGACGTCAACTTCAAGGTCGTTAAAGACTTTGTGGAAAGCGTGCGCGAAAAGTGTCTGGGGCAGGAGGTGCTCAAGGGCGTCAGCCCGGCCCAGCAGGTGGTCAAGATTGTTCACGACGAGCTTGTGCAGCTGCTTGGCGGCGAAACCGCCGGGCTCAACCTGCAGGGGCGCGAGCCTGCGGTCATCATGCTGGTGGGCCTGCAGGGCTCGGGTAAAACCACCTCTGCGGGCAAGATTGCCAATATTCTGCGCAAGCAGAAAATGCGGCCCTATCTTGTGCCCGCCGACGTGTACCGCCCGGCCGCCATTGATCAGCTGACCGTGCTGGCAAAGCAGCTCGACATACCCTGCTACCCCTCCACGGTGGACATGAACCCCGTGGAAATCGCCAAGGCCGCGCTTGAAAAGGCCCGCGAAGATCAGGCAACCGTGCTGCTGCTTGATACCGCTGGCCGCCTGCACGTGGACGAGCTGCTCATGCAGGAGCTGGTTGCCATAAAGCAGGCCGTGCAGCCGCAGGAAATTCTGTTTGTGGCCGACGCCATGACCGGTCAGGACGCCGTGACCGTGGCCGAAAGCTTTAACGAGCAGCTTGGCATTACCGGCGTGGTGCTCACCAAGATGGACGGCGATGCGCGCGGCGGCGCTGCTCTCTCCATCCGCTCGGTTACCGGCGCGCCCGTCAAGTTTGTGGGCATGGGCGAAAAGCTGTCCGAGATGGAGGTCTTCCATCCCGACCGCATCGCCGGGCGCATACTTGGCATGGGCGACGTGCTCACGTTGGTGGAAAAGGCGCAGAGCACCATCAACGCCGAAGAAGCCGAAGAACTGGCCCTCAAGATGAAGAAGGCCAGCTTTGACCTTGAAGATTTCCGCACCCAGATGCGCCGCATCAAAAAGCTTGGTTCGCTCGACAGCATCCTTAAGATGATTCCTGGTATGGGGGGCCTGCGCGAAAAGCTGGCCGAAGCCAGCGGCGCCATGCCTGAAAAGGAAATGGAGCGCACCGAGGCCATCATCAATTCCATGACCATGGCCGAACGTCGCAACCCCGACATCCTCAACGGCAGCCGCAGGGCGCGTATTGCCAAGGGCTCGGGCGTTACCGTAGCTCAGGTAAACCAGCTTGTGCGCCAGTTTGAGCAGATGCGCCAGATGATGAAAGGCATGATGGGCGGCAAGGGCGCCAAAATGCCCTCCATGCCCCGCATGCGCGGCATGCCCCCCGGCATGAACCTGCCCAAGGGGCTTGGCGGTATGGGCGGTATGCCCAACATGGGCGGCATGGGTGGAATGCCCGGCATGCCGGGGATGGGTGGAATGCCCGGAATGGAAGGCATGACCGGAGCGCGCGCTGGCGCGACCAAGGCCGCGCCCAAAAAACGCAAGAAAAAAGAGCGCCCCAAGCGCAAAAAAAAGTAA
- the rpsP gene encoding 30S ribosomal protein S16, translating to MAVKLKLTRLGSKKHPFYRVVAATDETRRDGRPLEFLGYYNPMVNPAEVKLDAGKIQEWLGRGAEPTDTVRALIKEHLA from the coding sequence ATGGCAGTAAAGTTGAAATTGACCCGCCTTGGCAGCAAGAAGCACCCCTTCTACCGTGTGGTGGCCGCTACCGACGAAACCCGCCGCGATGGCCGTCCGCTGGAATTCCTGGGCTACTACAACCCCATGGTCAATCCGGCTGAAGTGAAGCTTGACGCTGGCAAGATTCAGGAATGGCTGGGTCGCGGCGCTGAGCCCACCGACACAGTGCGCGCTCTGATCAAAGAGCACCTGGCCTAG
- a CDS encoding KH domain-containing protein, translated as MKALIEYIARSLVDNPEDVQVSEVEGEQTTVLELKVAKEDLGKVIGKQGRTARAMRTILSAASIKCKKRTVLEIME; from the coding sequence ATGAAAGCCCTGATAGAATACATTGCCCGGTCCCTGGTGGACAACCCCGAAGATGTGCAGGTCAGCGAGGTTGAAGGCGAACAGACCACGGTTCTTGAGCTCAAGGTCGCCAAAGAGGACCTTGGCAAGGTTATCGGCAAACAGGGGCGCACGGCGAGAGCCATGCGCACCATCCTGAGCGCCGCATCCATCAAGTGCAAAAAACGCACAGTGCTGGAAATTATGGAGTAG
- the rimM gene encoding ribosome maturation factor RimM (Essential for efficient processing of 16S rRNA), with translation MTESWIHMGTLARPHGIKGEICIDWYADSPLLLGMPLWLQRGKDEPRKVKIAAVRSHKERPLLQIEGVADRTAAEALRGCQLLMRREDLPETDDDEMYLEDLLGCDVLLPDGSRIGRLDHFEYPADLEMWVIMTDDDKEVLFPARPEFIAGFDMDGPAVVIDPPEGLLDIYLAEGK, from the coding sequence ATGACGGAATCCTGGATTCACATGGGTACGCTGGCGCGGCCCCACGGCATCAAAGGGGAGATCTGCATCGACTGGTATGCGGACTCCCCCTTGCTTTTGGGCATGCCTCTCTGGTTGCAGCGGGGCAAGGATGAACCCCGCAAGGTCAAAATAGCGGCGGTGCGTAGCCACAAGGAGCGCCCCCTGCTGCAGATCGAGGGGGTTGCCGACCGCACGGCGGCCGAGGCCCTGCGCGGCTGCCAGCTGCTCATGCGGCGCGAAGACCTGCCCGAAACCGATGACGACGAGATGTATCTGGAAGACCTGCTTGGCTGCGACGTGCTCTTGCCCGACGGCAGTCGCATAGGCAGGCTCGACCATTTTGAATACCCGGCTGACCTTGAAATGTGGGTCATCATGACCGACGACGACAAGGAAGTGCTCTTTCCCGCCCGGCCGGAGTTTATCGCGGGCTTTGACATGGACGGCCCTGCTGTGGTCATTGACCCGCCAGAGGGGCTGCTGGACATCTACCTTGCCGAGGGCAAGTAA
- the mutM gene encoding bifunctional DNA-formamidopyrimidine glycosylase/DNA-(apurinic or apyrimidinic site) lyase has translation MPELPEVETVARTLLPHVQGCVITGARLLRDSSLHPLSLRPEDLQGCVITGVGRRGKLLLLELDAAQAVNEGVRGATGLRLAVHLRMTGRLMTHEAHAEPGPHTRCVFALQSAGGEARCLFFDDVRAFGVLLAGTPQTMQRWDFWRELGPEPLELTEAAFSARLDGKNSAIKAVLLDQKVLAGVGNIYADESLFAAGIDPRRKAASLSTAQRGRLLRSLKDVLLLSISQCGSSIRDYRDANGNVGAFQNCFAVYGRGGQACRACGRSLEKCKVAGRATVYCPHCQK, from the coding sequence ATGCCGGAATTGCCGGAAGTAGAAACCGTTGCCCGCACCCTGCTGCCTCATGTGCAGGGCTGCGTCATCACCGGGGCGCGGCTGCTGCGCGATTCGAGCCTGCATCCCCTGAGCTTGCGGCCAGAGGATTTGCAGGGCTGCGTCATTACCGGCGTGGGCAGGCGGGGCAAGCTGCTGCTGCTTGAGCTGGACGCCGCGCAGGCGGTGAATGAAGGCGTGCGGGGCGCGACCGGCCTGAGGCTGGCGGTGCATCTGCGCATGACTGGCAGGCTCATGACCCACGAGGCCCATGCCGAGCCGGGGCCGCACACGCGTTGCGTGTTTGCGCTGCAAAGCGCCGGGGGCGAGGCTCGCTGTCTGTTTTTTGATGATGTGCGGGCTTTTGGCGTGTTGCTGGCGGGTACGCCGCAAACCATGCAGCGTTGGGACTTCTGGCGCGAGCTTGGGCCAGAGCCGCTGGAACTGACCGAAGCGGCCTTCAGCGCCCGCCTCGACGGTAAAAATTCGGCCATCAAGGCCGTGTTGCTGGACCAGAAAGTGCTGGCGGGCGTGGGCAATATTTATGCGGACGAAAGCCTGTTTGCCGCAGGCATTGACCCGCGCCGCAAGGCGGCCTCCCTCTCGACGGCGCAGCGAGGCCGTCTGTTGCGCAGCCTCAAGGATGTCTTGCTGCTGTCCATCTCGCAGTGCGGCAGCTCCATACGCGATTACCGCGACGCCAACGGCAATGTGGGGGCGTTTCAGAACTGCTTTGCCGTGTACGGCAGGGGCGGGCAGGCCTGCCGCGCCTGCGGCCGCAGCCTGGAAAAATGCAAGGTGGCGGGCCGGGCCACTGTCTACTGCCCGCACTGCCAGAAGTAG